A single window of Pleomorphomonas sp. T1.2MG-36 DNA harbors:
- a CDS encoding GNAT family N-acetyltransferase, with product MILATTEQDYAALIEGRAPRDLRFADTPIASSDILDILDDVAAEVRQTFSPASWLIVSDGELVGLCSVTRPPKDGVVDIGYGIAPSRQQRGHAGAAIRDIVRWAKATPAVRAITADTSPDNIASQRVLECAGFVRTGTRWDDEDGRLVTWRCETE from the coding sequence ATGATTCTCGCAACCACCGAACAGGACTACGCGGCCCTCATCGAGGGTCGCGCGCCGAGGGATCTTCGGTTCGCCGACACGCCGATCGCCTCTTCCGATATCCTGGACATACTGGACGACGTGGCGGCCGAGGTGCGTCAAACCTTCTCGCCAGCGTCCTGGCTGATCGTCAGCGACGGCGAACTGGTGGGGCTGTGCTCCGTCACCCGCCCGCCAAAGGATGGCGTGGTCGACATCGGCTACGGCATCGCGCCGAGCCGTCAGCAACGGGGCCATGCCGGCGCGGCCATCCGCGACATCGTGCGCTGGGCAAAGGCCACCCCCGCCGTCCGCGCCATCACCGCCGACACCAGCCCCGACAACATCGCCTCGCAGCGCGTCCTCGAATGCGCCGGCTTCGTCCGCACCGGCACGCGCTGGGACGATGAAGACGGCCGGCTCGTCACATGGCGCTGCGAGACTGAGTAG